Part of the Zea mays cultivar B73 chromosome 4, Zm-B73-REFERENCE-NAM-5.0, whole genome shotgun sequence genome is shown below.
ttcggcccgtcggaccgcggcgccctccaggagattcttgagctctccctgaatccgccgcccctcggtggttgatggctccggcatcgcgcggagaagcattgctgttgtagccaggttctggccgactccactggaagcgtgtggcggcctcacccggacatcatcggcgatgcggtgctggataccctagggtagatggcgcacttctccggccggaggttggcccgcccattcctgctcgatgtcccggcggatcggctcaagcgttcctgctccctcgtcgagcctggcctgcaccccacggatttgctcgagctgtgggtcagctAGCTCCCgttggatgtcaacgcgaggcacatgcctagggagatcaccgttctccggcacaccaagatggttgccttcggagggaccccctagatcgacgtggaaacattcacgacttgggccgcagtcctcgtcgccgaggctgcggctaccgtcggaacagtcggaaaggcagtagtcgcatgcggtcatgaagtcccgcatgacactggggttaccaagtccggaaaaatcccaacagaagtcgggcacgtcatcttcctcggaccccgagggcccgtaggttgagacgtccgtcagccggtcccagggtgaccgcatacgaaaccccagagggtttggactcgcctctacgagagcgtccgccaaagcgaagtcgcttggcgggtcaaggccgaatccaaagggcgtgagatgggaatcggtgggtacctcttggtcgacgggcggtgacgaagtcacgtcagggactgaccgcaccgtcgtctcaggtacgagggtgacgcccagcaagcctttcgcgatcgtgctggcgtcgtccgtttgcttgggattggcgtgttgcggggagacggcgctcgtcttcatctcaaacgcgaggtcgatgcccgacgtgccccccgttggggtgccggtgtcgtcgactcgctcgacagccgatgaggtgccgcctcctgcttggccttggttgccccgcctcctcctccgtcggtgggggagagggcggggtgagctcgaacgttgttcttccaccacgcggggaggacgtcgtcgattccgccgccggtaggcgggctgtcggccgccattgtcgctgtcgcacggcgggggaaggagtatcatgtcgtagctgccgtcgagggacatgaactcaagactcccgaaatggagcaccgtcccgggctggaaaggttgctggagactgcccatctggagcttgatgggtagctgttcgtcaacacacagcaggcccctacctggcgcgccaactgtcggcgtttcgagactgggggggtccctgggccgacgagtgaagatgtcgccgcgtgccccagcccagatgggtcagcgcgagacggagcgcgaaggggggaaaaaggcagccggagcgagagagagagaggtgggaatcccgcagccttcgtgtttgtcccgcgccagggtcgggtgcgcttgcagtagggggttacaagcgtccacgcgggaggggagcgagcgacctcacgcgagcgcctgtcccgtcctcttccccgcgcggccaaccctctgtaagagggccctggtccttccttttataggcgtaaggagaggatccaggtgtacaatgggggggtgtagcagagtgctaatgtgtctagcggaggagagctagcgccctaagtacatgccatcgtggcagccggagaggttttggcacccggttcgtgtggtgtcgtggtcgtcggaggagcgctggagcctggcggaaagacagctatcggggctgtcgagtccttgctgacgtcctcttgcttccgtaagggggctgagagccgccatcgtcatagagcgtgcagggcgccatcattacttgtctggcggagcgagccagatgggacgccagtcttgttccccatagcctgagtcaacttggggtagggtaatgatggcgcctcctgttgacgtggtcggtccgtgccttcggttgggcgatgtggaggcttctccgaggtcgaggtcgagtctgtcttccgaggccgaggtcgagtccgagcccctgggtcgggcgaggcggagatcgtcggcggaggccagggctaagtccgagccctggggtcgagcgaagcggagttcgtcgtcttccggggctgagcccgagtccgagccctgggtcgggcggagcggagttcgccgtcttccggggctgagctcgagtccgagccctgggtcgggcggagcggagttcgccgtcttccgcggctgagcccgagtccgagccctgggtcgggcggagcggagttcgtcgtcttctggggctgagcccgagtccgagccctgggtcgggcgaagcggagtttcctatggtgcctgaggccgggcctgactgccggtcagcctcactctgtcgagtggcacagcagtcggagcggcgtaggcggcgctgtccttttgtcaggccggtcagtggagcggcgaagtgactgtggtcacttcggctcagtcgactggagggcgtgcgtcaggataaaggtgtcaggccacctttgcattaaatgcccctgcgatttgttcggtagcgtggcgatttggccagggttgcttcttggcgaagactgggcctcgggcgagccggaagtatgttcgtcgctggaggggggcctcgggcgagacggagatcctccggggtcggctgcccttgcccgaggctaggctcgggcgaggcgtgatcgagtccctcgaatggaccgatccctgacttagtcgcacccatcaggcatttgcagctttgtgctgatgggggttaccggctgagaattaggagtcttgagggtacccctaattatggtccccgacacatattttggtggttggggctataaataccctaaccaccccacattcaatggcatccaagtttctacacttctacaccttacaagagctataacatttaatacaagacacaccaaagagatcaaatcctcttccaactccacacaaaagctttagtgattagagagagtgatttgttgtgttcatttgagctcttgcgcttggattgcttcttttctttctcattcttcttgcgatcaactcaattgtaaccgaggcaagagacaccaattgtgtggtggtccttgcgggaacttagtgtctcgtttgattgagaagagaagctcactcggtccgagggaccgtttgagagagggaaagggttgaaagagacccggtctttgtgaccacctcaacggggagtaggtttgcaagaaccgaacctcagtaaaaacaaatcatcgtgtctcgctctttattcgctcacgatttgttttgcgccctctctctcggactcattattatttctaacgctaacccggcttgtaagttgtgcttaagtttgtaaattttagattcgccatattcaccccctctaggcgactttcaacctaGTTAATGATCCATTGTTCCTGTAGAATAGTCCCAAACACCCATaaaggaaaaaaaataaaaaatatgaaacctGTAAAGGATCCATGGTTCCGtcgggccgtctgggccagaAAGAGGCCCATGTGTTTTCCTCTAATTTCGTGGTGAAATATTTCAAAAGTTTTGAATTCAGGTCCTCCCAAATACCATCCCTATCTCAAAAAAAGCAATCGTATCGTCTATCGTAGCACGGTAATCGGAAGCGTCCAAGACTATCTTTTCAAAACAAAAACTAGAAATCACGGGGAGCGTCCAACGctacttttttttaaaaaatcaaaAACTTAAAAGAAATCACGGGTAGCGCCTCCGGTCTCCCACTCTCGCTGAAGTAGGGTCCCCCGTTTCAAATTGACACCCCGTCCAACGCAAACGAGAGGGAAAGCCGAAGCGAGTGCGAGTGCGGCCCTCAGCTGCTGCAGTTGCTCCTGCTCGTTTCTGCCTGCTCGtttctgcggcggcggcggcggcggcggcctagCACCTGAGCGGGGCGGCGAGAGGGGACGGAGATGGATATCGCGCGGGCGGCTGCTGGCGTGGCCTGCTGCAAGGAGCACCAGAGGATCTACGCCGAGTGGTTCGCCCTGGCCGACCCAGGTAAGGCGCTCCTGCCCCTCGCTCCCACGCCGCCCCACAAAATCAGCGGAGGTTTGAGGCTTACTGCTCCGGCGGGGGGGCTTTGTTGTAGATGGCGACGGCCGCGTCACGGGCGCCGATGCCACCAGCTTCTTCGCCATGTCCGCGCTTTCACGCGCCGATCTCAAGCAGGTGAGCACGGGGCCGCTggtctcctcctgctcctcttctGACTTCTGGCCTGGGTGATATCATCTAGGATTATCGTTGACGAATGGGTAGTGACATTTCCCTGTTTGGGGATTTGCGTGCGAAGGTGTGGGCGATCGCGGATTCCAGGCGGCAGGGGTACCTCGGATTCGCCGAGTTCGTCACAGCAATGCAGGTTCGTTCCCTCGTGTGGATTAGCCGTAGCGTGTGAATCCGACGATCAACCGTGAGGTTGCGCTGCTGGTTTGGTGAACTGACGTGACGGTCTAACACGATCCATATGCAAACTGCAGCTCGTGTCTCTGGCCCAAGCAGGGAACGAGATCACACAGGACAGTCTGAAACGTGAAGGTAGTCGGCTGTGAACTGAACTTTACCTTCCTTTTCCCCTTTTGTGAGTTCATTTGGACGTGGATGTTAAATCTTTTGTTTATGGTGGTTCGTGGAGACCTGAGCACCTTGGATCCGCCTGTGATGGAAGGTGTTGATGAGCTACTGGCTGTAAGTCTGAAATCTTCAGATTCTGTGTCATTCAAAATGTATTTACCCCTTTCAACACGATACTATGATGGATTGTTGTGATGTAatgatggattgtttctttccagAGATCCAAGGCTGTTGTGAAGAGAGTTCACCCAGATGACAATGGTATCCGATATGTTTAACCCTAGTTATACCCATGTGGCTGAATCGTCTTTGATATCACTTACCTATATGGCTATGTCTGCTCTTCAGGCACCACTCAGGCCCAAGCACCTTCCATATATCACTGGTTTGGTTCAAAATCAGCACAGAAGGTATTAGATTAACTTGTTGGATTTGGAATATCATGCAAAATCCTTGGCTGCTGCTTTCAATATGCTTTTCACTACGGCACAATCCATTTTTCATGGTATGTCGAGCATTGTGGTTTAGCGTTTGATTTATTTTGCGTTTAATCTGGCATTCTGCAGGTGCAGATGCCTCTGACTGCTGTTACCTCTGTAATTGATGGCTTGAAAAGACTCTATGTTGAAAAACTGAAGCCTTTGGAAGTCGCCTACAGATACAATGATTTTTCTCACCCATTATTGGTAAATAATTCCATTCACAGTTTTGTCTTGTTTGATGTATCAGTGTTATTGTTCTGAAGTTCTTTTGATGTTCATTGTGCTCTCACGTCATTATTTACATGTCACTTCATTGCTCCTACCATTTTCTAGACAAACAGTGATTTTGAAGCAAAGCCAATGGTTATGCTCTTGGGTCAGTATTCAACAGGGAAAACAACATTCATTAAGCATCTGCTAAAGACAAGCTACCCAGGTTTGATGCTTCATCTTATAAAACAGATTTGAGTATCAGGCTTATTGGCCATTTTGTTTTCAATTGCCTCTGAACGCATTAAAATTTGACTTTTTTGTCCGTTTGAATTTCAGGAGCTCACGTCGGACCAGAGCCAACAACTGATAGATTCGTAGTTGTCATGGTAACTGTTGGCGTGAATATTGTATTTGAAAGATCTGACTGATGTCAAATTGTCAATACAAAATGGATATGGGCATGTGTACTGAGAACGTTTCCCTTATATTGGCTAAAGCAATGTAGTTGGTCTTTGCTATTATGATATCATTGCAACAACTACTAGTCAGTATCATGAACTGGTGATTGCTGAAAATAAAACTTTAATATTGAAAATTTAGAATAATGGTTATGCATTTTTTACCCCTTTAAAGCTTCCTTCAAACCATACCGCATGCTCATGGGATGTTTCTTCATTTATTTTAGTGGTTCAAAACAAAACTTTACTGCTATTCTTTTACAAATCATATCGGTTTGCATTATCCACTGGCTCCCAGGCTGCCCTGTCAATGTATACATTCTTTTTTTTATTTGTCCCTCAAATTAATTTTGTTTTCATTTCAGTCAGGATCTGATGGAAGGACCATTCCTGGCAATACTATTGCCGTTCAAGCCGACATGCCATTCACTGGTCTTACAACCTTTGGGGGAGCGTTTCTGTCGAAGTTTGAATGCTCTCAGATGCCACATCCCGTAAGATTTAGTTTGATACCGGTAACATGTAGAATGCATTCATTTAGAAACTGAAACCTCCTTTGTTTCTTGAAGCTGCTAGAGCATATCACCTTTGTGGACACTCCTGGTGTTCTCTCTGGGGAAAAGCAACGGACCCAACGTAGCTATGATTTCACTGGTGTGACCTCATGGTTTGCTGCCAAGTGTGACCTTATCCTTCTTCTGTTTGACCCTCACAAGCTTGATATAAGTGATGAGTTCAAACGTGTCATTTCATCTTTACGTGGGCATGATGACAAAATACGCGTAGTGTTGAACAAGGCCGACCAAGTTGACACACAACAGGTACAAGTTTTTCCTTGCAATCGATTTGTATGACCTGTTATGCTTATCCTTTATTTCGTTTGCTAAAAGGTCTATTATGATGAATAATTTTTTTTCTTCTGTCTTCTGCGCTACAGCTTATGAGAGTGTATGGTGCATTGATGTGGTCTCTTGGGAAAGTGCTAAATACTCCTGAGGTTGTGCGTGTGTATATCGGGTACTTTCTTATGCCTGCTATTTGTTACATTTACTCCTCTATTACTTTTGAGCAATGGACGTGTTACAAGGCTTGTACAATAAGTAAAAAAATATATGCATGTTGATGGAGGTTCAAAATTCAAATTAAAATATATATCTAATTTGCATTGGGTTGTAGCCGAATCTTCACAAAAGTTAGCAGTTGTTCAACAGAGTATAAACTAATTGGGTTGTCACTTTGGAATCATTATTTGCAGATCATTTAATGATAAGCCAGTGAATGATTCAGCTGTTGggccaattggaaaagacttgtttGAGAGGGAGCAAGATGACCTCCTCTGTGACCTGAAGGACATTCCTAAGAAAGCCTGTGATCGACGGGTAAGTTGAAATGTTGAGTCATCTGTCAGAATCCTCCCTTCCTGTACTGGATTTCTGAAACGGACAGCACCGTTTCTTCCAGGTCAATGAGTTTGTTAAGCGTGCCCGAGCTGCCAAGATCCATGCTTACATAATTGGCCATCTGAAGAAGGAGATGCCTGCAATGATGGGAAAAGCCAAGGCTCAGCAGCGACTCATAGACAACTTAGACGAGGAGTTTGCAAAGGTACTTACACATAACTTGATTGCTCGTATGTCTATGACTGGGgtctaatttca
Proteins encoded:
- the LOC100272658 gene encoding EH domain-containing protein 1-like, with the translated sequence MDIARAAAGVACCKEHQRIYAEWFALADPDGDGRVTGADATSFFAMSALSRADLKQVWAIADSRRQGYLGFAEFVTAMQLVSLAQAGNEITQDSLKREDLSTLDPPVMEGVDELLARSKAVVKRVHPDDNGTTQAQAPSIYHWFGSKSAQKVQMPLTAVTSVIDGLKRLYVEKLKPLEVAYRYNDFSHPLLTNSDFEAKPMVMLLGQYSTGKTTFIKHLLKTSYPGAHVGPEPTTDRFVVVMSGSDGRTIPGNTIAVQADMPFTGLTTFGGAFLSKFECSQMPHPLLEHITFVDTPGVLSGEKQRTQRSYDFTGVTSWFAAKCDLILLLFDPHKLDISDEFKRVISSLRGHDDKIRVVLNKADQVDTQQLMRVYGALMWSLGKVLNTPEVVRVYIGSFNDKPVNDSAVGPIGKDLFEREQDDLLCDLKDIPKKACDRRVNEFVKRARAAKIHAYIIGHLKKEMPAMMGKAKAQQRLIDNLDEEFAKVQREYHLPAGDFPDVEHFKQVLGGYSIDKFEKLKPKMVQAVDDMLAHDIPELLKNLRNPYE